The following DNA comes from Nocardioides panzhihuensis.
GGCGAGCATCCCGAGCCCCAGGACGACGGTGAGGGCGGCGGGCAGCCACAGCTTCTCCCAGCTGGCGCCGCCCACGCTGCCGAGCATCCAGAACATCACCGAGTTGGCGGCGCGAGGGTCGTCGCTCATGAAGACCAGGAACGAGGCGATCGCGGAGAGCCCCGAGGAGAGAACCACCCCGGAGAGCACCAGCCGGATGGGGGTCAGCCCACCCTGCGCGGTCGCCACCAGCCAGACCAGCAGCGCCGAGCAGATCGCCCCGACCAGGGCGCCGGTCGAGACGGCGTAGATGCCGAAGCCGGCCAGAGCGCCCGTGGTGATCGCCGCCGTCGCCCCCACCGACGCCCCGGAGCTGATCCCGAGGAGGAACGGGTCGGCGAGCGGGTTGCGGACCAGGGTCTGCATCCCGGCCCCGGCCACGGCGAGGCCCGCACCCACGACCAGGGCCAACAGCGCCCGCGGAAGACGGAGGTCCCACACGATCACGTCCCACTTCCCCGGGGCGTTGCCCTCGATCCGGTCCCCGACCGCCGCGACGACGTCGGCGACCGGGATCCGCTCCGAGCCGAAGGCGAGGGAGACCACGGCACTGAGGACCGAGGCGACCAGAAGGCCGAGGACCAGCGGTACGAAGGGCGCTCTGCGGTTCCCACCGGAGACGGATCTCATGGCAGGACGTCGAGCGTCGTCCGGTCACCGCCCGGCCCGCGCCTGCCCGGCTTGGCCTCCCGGATCGCGTACGCCACCGCGGCGGCGACCAGGGCGGCGCCGAGATCGACGTGGCGGGCGAGCCTGGTGGCGGCGGGGATATGGCCGGGGACGGCGGGCGGGCCGTCCCCCATCACGGCGCGATGCTCGACGCGGCTGCCGTAGTAGGTGTTCGTACCGCCCAGTCGGGTGTCGAGCGCGCCGGCGAACGTCGCCTCGGCGACCCCGGCGTTCGGGCTGGGGTGGCTGGGCGCGTCGCGGCGCCAGGCTCGCCACGCGGTCCGAGCCCGGCCCGGACGCACCGCGAGCACGAGCAGTCCGGTGAGCCGTGAACCCGGCAGGTTGGCCAGGTCGTCGAGGCGAGCAGCGGCCCAGCCGAAGCGCTCGTAGCGGTCGTTGTGGTGACCGACCATGGCATCGAGGGTGTTGGCCGCGCGGTAGCCGAGCAGTCCGGGCACCCCCGCAACGGCTCCCCACACCAGCGGCGCGACGACCGCGTCCGAGGTGTTCTCCGCGACCGACTCGACGACGGCACGGGTCACCTCGGAGGCATCGAGAGTGTCGGTGTCCCGGCCGACCAGGCGGCCGACCTGTGCTCGTGCCCCGGGGAGGTCGCCCCGGTCGAGATGCGCGTGGACGGCCATCGCCTCGCGTTCCAGAGAACGCCCACCCAGCACCGCCCAGGTCGCCGCAGCGGTCACGAGCATCCTCCCGGCACGTCCTGGAGCCGCTCGCTCGGCGAGGGCTCCGACGAGCGCCGCTCCCCCGACCAGGGTGACGACGTGGACCACGCCCCGAGCCCTGGAGTCCGCATACCAGCGGTCCTCCGCCCGCAGCGCGACCGTGCCGAACCCCGCGACGGGGTGGAACCGGCGTGGGTCCCCCAGCAGCCGGTCGAGCGCGAACCCTGCCATCAGCCCGGCCGCGGTGGCGATCCGGTCTCGATGCGGACCGGAACCGTTACTGGTGTGACGTTTGATGCGCCTCATGTGTCACAGCCGCAACGGTTCCGGTCCGACAGGTGACTGAGTGCGGCGAGGAGCTGGTCGGTCGGCTCGTTTGGCCGCACGGCGATCCGCACCCAGTCGGGGCCGAGACCGGGGAAGGTGTCTGCGCGGCGTACGGCGATGCCGTTGTCTCGCAAGGCATCCCGGACCCCGGCACCCGGACGGGCCAGGACGAAGGAGGCCGAGGAGGGGACGTACTCGATCCCGCGGACTCGCAGGCCAGCCTCGAGATGGTCGCGCCAGGTGGCGATCTGCTCGGCGCGCTTCCTCGCCTCGAGGTTCGCCTGCTCGGTGGCGCAGGCGAGCATCGCGGCGGCAGCGGTGGCCGAGACCGACCACGGGGTGCGCGCCCACTCCAGGTCGCGGATCGCAGCGGTGTCGCCGACGACATAGCCGGCCCGGACCCCGGGAATCGACCAGTGCTTGGTGAGGCTGCGGATCACCAGCAGGCCGTCCGCGCGGACGGCGGTGAGGGTCTCCGGCTCGCCAGGAACCGCGTCCATGAACGCCTCGTCGACCACGACCAGACGGCCGGGGCGGAGGAGGGCGCGGAGGGTGGCAGCGGGATGGAGTACGCCGGTGGGGTTGGTCGGGTTGCCGACGACGACCAGGTCCGCGTCGTCGGGCACCGCGGCCGGGTCGAGGGCGAAGCCGTCCTCGGCCAGGCAGTGCACCTCGGTGACCTCGTGCCCGGCCTGCTCGAGCGCCGCGTGGGGCTCGGTGAACTGCGGATGGACGACGACCGGCTTACGCCAGGCCCGTGCCCGAGCGACCAGCGTGAACGCCTCGGCCGCCCCCGCCGTCGGGAGCACCTCGTCGCGCTCACGGCCGTGGTGCTTCGCCAACGCGGCCCGCGCCGGCTCCTCGTCGGGGTAGGTGGTCGACGCGAGCGACTCCCGCAGCGCCGCCTCCAGCCACTCCGGACGCTCGCCCGGGTAGACATTCACCGCGAAGTCGAGCAGCCCGTCGCCGATCTCGACATCCCCGTGGTGCCGCAACGGATCGGCGACCCCGCTCGTCGAGCCGTCCGCCCCGCTCGTCGAGCCGTCCGCCCCGCTCGTCGAGCCGTCCGCCCCGCTGGTCGAGCCGCCGGAGCCGCTAGGCGGAGGCGTGTCGAGACCAACACAGTCCCCTGTCGCGCTCGAATCGACCGTGTTGGTCTCGACACGCTCGCTAGCGCTCGCGGCTCGACCAGCGGTGGCGGCCGTTCGACCGGCGAACGCGTGAGCGGCATCGGCGAACCGGCGGGCCAGGTGCGGATGACCGGCCCAGTGCACGTGGAGGTACGACGCGTGCACCGTGTCACTGCTGAAGCCGGTCTCGGCACCATCGACGCTCCAAGCTGCCTGCGTTCCGGCAGGAGGTGAGGTGGTGGTGCGGTGGAACTCATGGCCGGTGACCTGCTCCCCGGCCCGGGTGAGCAGGGAGTCGGAGGCGGCCGTGGCCACCGGGTAGCGCAGAGTGAGGCGCTCGCTCATCGCAGCGCGGGCAGGGAGGGCGCCGGCCATCGGGACGCCGTCGAGGGACTCCGCGAGATAGAGCAGCCCGGCGCACTCGGCGACGGTCGGGACCCCCGCTTCGACGGCGACGCGGAGGTCGCGGAGAAGGCTAGTGTTGGCGGCGAGCTCGGCGGCGTACATCTCCGGGAATCCGCCGCCGAGATAGATCCCGCGCGTTCCCTCGGGCAGCGCAGGATCGGCGAGCGGGTCGAAGGAGCGTACGTCGCAGCCTGCCGCCTCCAGGAGCTCCTCCGTCTCGGGGTAGCGGAAGGTGAACGCCCGTCCGCCCGCGACAGCTATCACCGGGCGAGCATTCGCGTCGTCGACTGTGTTGGTCTCGACACGCCTCCGCCTGGCGGCTCCGGCGGCTCGACCAACGGCCGCCTCGCTGGTTGAGCCGGCGTCGTGAGGAACGAACGACGCCGTGTCGAAACCAACACGGTCGCCTTCGCGCAACGCCATCGCCGCATCCCAAGGATCCCCGTCCAGCTCAGGTGCCGACCGCGCAACCTCCAGCAAAGCGGACAGGTCCAGATGAGCCGCGACCTGCTCCCCCAGCCGCTCGATCAGCGCGACCGACTCGTCCCGCTCGTCGACCGGGACGAGACCGAGATGACGCGAGGGCGTCGCCAGCGAAGGATCCGGCGGGAGCATGCCGAGCACCGGCAGCCCGAGACCGTCCAACGCACGCCGGATCTCGTCGGCGTTGCGCCCAGGAGAGCACCGGTTGAGGACGACTCCCCCGATGCGTACGGACGGGTCGAAACCGGCCATGCCGGCAGCGATCGCGGCAGCGGAGCGGGACATCCGGGCGACGTCGAGCACCAGGACGACCGGCGACGAGGTCAACGAGGACACGTGGGCGGTGGAGGCGAACCCGTCGGTGCCGAGCCGGCCGTCATAGAGCCCCATGACGCCCTCGACGACCGCCACGTCGGCCCCGGCAGCGCCGTGGAGCAGCAGCGGCACGACCCGCGACTCCCCCACCAGGTGCGGGTCGAGGTTGCGGCCCGGGCGCCCGGTGGCGAGCGCGTGGTAGCCCGGGTCGATGTAGTCCGGTCCGATCTTGTGACCGCTGACCACATGCCCGGCCGAGCGCAGCGCCGCCATCAACCCGGTGGCGATCGTCGTCTTGCCCGAGCCGGTCGAAGGAGCAGCGACCACCAGCCGGGGCAGGCTCACCATTCGATGCCCCGCTGGCCCTTCTGACCCGCGTCCATCGGGTGCTTGATCTTGGTCATCTCGGTGACCAGGTCGGCGACCTCGAGCAGCGCCGGGTCGGCGTCGCGGCCGGTGATGACGACGTGCTGACGCCCCGGTCGCTCGGCGAGCACAGTGGCCACCTCGGCGGCATCGACCCAGCCCCACTTGATCGGATAGGTGAACTCGTCGAGGACGAGCAGGTCGTACGTCTCCGCGGCCAGGCACCGCTTGATCTCGGCCCAGCCCTCGGCGGCGTCCGCGGCGTGGTCCTCGGCGTCGCCCTGCTTGCGCGACCAGGACCACCCCGAGCCCATCTTGTGCCAGTCGACCGGACCACCTTCGCCGGTCTCCTCGTGCAGCGCACCGAGACGCTCGAGCACGGTCTGCTCGCCGATGCGCCACTTGGCCGACTTCACGAACTGGAAGACCCCGATCCGCCAGCCCTGGTTCCAGCCGCGCAGCGCGAGCCCGAAGGCGGCGGTCGACTTCCCCTTGCCGGGCCCGGTGTGGACCATCACCAGCGGACGGTTGCGACGCTGACGGGTGGTGAGCCCGTCGTCGGGTACGTTGAGCGGCTGTCCCTTCGGCATCAGGCAACGCCCCTTCCGGTGGTGGATCCGGTGAAGCCGTGGACAGCGGAGGTCAGCGCCTCGGCGCTCACCTCGGCGACGGGCACGTGCTCCGCCTCCAGGTGCGCGGCCAGCTGGCGCGCCAGCCCGAGCCGCATCGGTCCGCTCTCGGAGTCGATGACGACGGTGGTGACCCCCAAACCGGCGACGTACGCGGCGGCCTGCTGCGAGCGCCGGACCGCGTCCTTCCCGTGGGCCTGTCCATCTTTCTTGGGGAAGTTGGCCCGGCCGTCGGTCACGACCACCAGCAGCGGCCGCAGATCACGGTCACGCAGACGCTCGCGCTGGAGCACCCGGGCGGCCTCGAGAAGGCCTTCGGCCAGCGGCGTACGCCCTCCGGCGGGGATCTCGTCGAGGCGGGCCGCGGCGAGGTCGACCGACCCGGTCGGCGGCAGCACCAGCTCGGCGCCCTCGCCGCGGAACGTGATCATCCCGACCTTGTCGCGGCGCCGGTAGGCGTCGAGGAGCAGCGAGAGGACCGCCGCCTTCACCTGGGCCATCCGTTTGCGCGCGGCCATCGACCCGGACGCGTCCACACAGAAGAGCACCAGGTTGGCCTCGCGCCCCTCGCGGACCGCGGTGCGCAGGTCCTCGACCCGCAGCTCGACTCGTCCGGACGTACGTCCCCGGGTGGCCTGCTTTCCCGCCGCCGCCTTGAGCGTCTCGACCAGGTGCAGCGAGCCTCGGCTGCTCTCCCGTGCGCCGATCCGGCGACCACTGCTGCCGATCGCCTTGCTCCGGCCGCCCGTGCGGCCCGTGCCCAGGCCGGTCACGGTCAGGAGGCGGGGGCGGTACGCGGGGGCGGCACCGGTGACGGACTCGGGTGCGGCGGCGCCTTGGGGCTGGTCGTCCGCGGAGTCGTCTGTGTTGGTTTCGACACCGGCTCGCTGGCGCTCACCGGGCTCAACCAGCGGGGGCTCTCCCCCGTCGGTCGAGCCGTCCTCTCCCCCGTCGGTCGAGCCGTCCTCTCCCCCGTCGGTCGAGCCGCCGGAGCCGCTAGGCGGAGGCGTGTCGAGACCAACAGAGTCGTCTTCGGGACCCGAGTCGTCCCCCGAGTCGCCCGGACCCTCCGGCGGCTCAGGCGGCAGCTCCTCGTCCCCGAGGATGCGGTCGAGCAGATCCTCGTCGATCCCCGGAGCATCGAACGGGTTGCGCCGACGCCGGTGCGGCAGCGCGAGCAGCGCAGCCCGACGGATGTCGGCCCGAGTGACCTCCGACCGGCCGGCCCAGGCAGCGTGCGCGACCGCGGTGCGGGCGGTGACGATGTCGGCACGCAGCCCGTCGACCTCGAACACCGCGCAGACCTCGGCGATCTTGAGCAGCCCCGGCTCGGTGAGCCGGACCTTCCCGACCAGCTCACGAGCGGCGGCGATCCGGGAGGTCAGCGCACGATCGGCTCCGCCGAAGCGCTCGGCGAACGCAGCGGCGTCGAGGTCGAAGGACATCCGGCGGCGTACGACCTCGACGCGAAGCGCGGGATCCCGCGGCGCGGCGACCTCGACCGTGAGCCCGAAGCGGTCCAGCAGCTGCGGACGCAGCTCGCCCTCCTCGGGGTTCATGGTGCCGATCAGGACGAAGCGCGCGGCGTGCGAGACCGAGACGCCGTCGCGCTCGACCGAGACGCGCCCCATCGCCGCCGCGTCCAGCAGCAGGTCGACCAGGTGGTCGTGGAGCAGGTTGACCTCGTCGACGTAGAGCAGACCGCGGTGTGCCCGGGCGAGCAGCCCCGGCTCGAACTCGACCGCACCGCGCGAGAGCGCGCTCTCCAGGTGGAGCGAGCCGACGACCCGGTCCTCGGTGGCTCCCACCGGGAGCTCGATCAGCCGCACCGGACGGCTCTCCACGACGGCGTCGGGCCCGAACGGGCCGTCCGGCGACTCCGCGGACGGGTCGTCGGGATCGATCGAGAACCGATCCCCTGCATAGACCGAGATCGAGGGCAGCACGGCCGCCAGGCCGCGTACGGCCGTCGACTTCGCGGTCCCCTTCTCGCCACGGACCAGGACGCCGCCGATCTCCGGGGAGATCGTGGTGAGCACGAGCGCGAGGCCCATGTCGTCGAGCCCTGTGGCTGAGTCCGCCTCGCATCCGAGGACGGCAGAAAATGGATAGTGCACCGGCATGAGAGGCTCCCGCTCCCTATCGCGTTGATTGGATGGTCACGGGGCCGGTCTTCGGACTTACCGAGTCCCCTGATGGGGCTCGGATCACCGCAGCGGGCCTGCGCCGGACTCTCACCGGCTTCCCAGATTCTCCCGTCCTGCCTTCCTCACCGTTTCCGATGGCTGGGCAGTCGGGGCACCTCGTGACTCTGCGGTCACTGTAGCGTCTGGCCCCATGATCGTCGTGGTGGGCATCGGTGCCGGTGGTTGGGACGAGGTCCCCGTACGTCACCAGCAGCTGATCCGGGGCGCCTCGGTGCTCCTCGGTGGCAAGCGCCATCTCGACCTGGTCCCGGACGTCCCCGGTCAGCGCCGCGAGCCCTGGCCCTCGCCGCTCCGCGACGGGCTCCCGGCCCTGCTCGGCTCCGTCGGCGACGCCGTCGCTCTGGCCTCCGGCGACCCGCTCGTCTCCGGTATCGGCACGACCCTGATCGACCTGCTCGGCCCGGAGAACGTACGCATCGAGCCGGCCGTCTCCTCCGTAGCCCTCGCCCGCGCCCGGATGGGCTGGCCGGCCGAGTCGTGCGTGGCCGTCAGCCTCGTCGGCCGCGACGTCGCGCTGATCGCCCGCGAGCTCGCCCCCGGCCGCCGCATCCTGGCACTCTCCTCGGACGGATCCACTCCCGTGTCGGTCGCTGACCTCCTGGTCAGGGCCGGTTTCGGCGCCTCGACCATGACCGTCCTGGGTGACCTGGGGGCGGAGACGGAGTCTGCTCGGACGGCGACCGCGTCGACCTGGGTCGGCGAGTCGCCGCGGCTCAACATCGTGGCGATCGAGTGCGTCGGCGACTCTGTTGGTTTCGACACGGACCCGCTCGTTCCTCGCGGGTCCGGCTCAACCAGCGGGGGCCGCCCGTCGGTCGCGCCGCCGGAGCCGCAAGGTGGAGGCGTGTCGACCGACGGAGGCCACCTTCCGCTGGTCGAGCCGCCGGAGCCCCTGGGCGGAGGCGTGTCGAGACCAACACAGTCGTTCCCCGCTACCTGGTCCCCAGGCCTCCCCGACGAAGCCTTCGAGCACGACGGCCAGCTGACCAAGCGCGACCTACGGGCCTCGGCGCTGTCCCGTCTCTCCCCGGCCCCGGGGCAGCACCTCTGGGACGTCGGCGCCGGAGCCGGGTCGGTCGGGATCGAGTGGATGCGGGCACACCCGACGTGCAGCACGACCGCGATCGAGGCAAGCCCCGAGCGGGCGGCCCGGATCGCCCGCAACGCAGCCCGCCTCGGCGTACCCAACCTGAGCGTCGTCGAGGGCCGCGCCCCCGACGCCCTGGCCGACCTCCCCGCCCCGGACGCGATCTTCATCGGCGGCGGCGCGACCCGTCCGGGCGTGCTCGACACCTGCCTCGCGGCGCTGCGGCCCGGCGGTCGGATCGTCGTCCACGGAGTCACCCTCGAGACCGAGCAGCTCCTGGCCGCTGCCTACCAGGAGCACGGCGGCGAGCTCACCCGAATCTCCGTCGAGACCTCAGCCCCGATCGGCACCTTCACCGGCTGGACCCCGGCCCGGTCGGTCACCCAATGGACTCTCACCGTCGGGTGAGGTCAGGAGGCGAGGTCGCGCCGCCAGCGCGGGGTCGTCGACTCCAGGGCGGTCAGCAGTCCGACGGTCTCTGCCGGGTCGCTGAGGCGGTCGCCGAAGAGCTCCTTGATCCGCTTGAGCCGGTGGCGCACGGTCTGATCATGGACCCTCAGCTGCTCGGCGACGACAGGAGCGCTGGGCCGGGCCCGCAGCCAGACCAGCATGGTCTCGGCGAGCGCCAGGCGCCGTTTCGGGGTCTCCTCCAAGAGGGGCGCGAGCAGCTGCTCGTCCGCGAAGCGGCGCAGCGTCGGGTCGGCGTGCAGGCACAGCTCCGACTGGTGATCGGCGCACCAGACGATGCCGTCCGCGGAGGGGTGGAGGACCTGCTCGGCGACCAGATCCACGGCCCGCAGGCCCCAACGTACGGCGTGGCGGGTCTCGTCGAGCCGCACCTCCCAGGTGACGGCGACCGGGCGGCTCGTCGCGGCGACGACCGCCCTGGCCCTCACGTGCACCGCGCCTGAGGCCCCGATCACGACCATGGCCCCCTCGCTCGGACCCGTGAGCAGTCGCGGCGCGGGCGTGCTGAGCTCCGCCGGGACCGGTCCGCCCGGAACCACCGCCACGGCCACCCGGTCGGTGACCTTCCAGCCGGCGCGTCCGGCCAGGGCACACAGGTCGCCGGTCCGTACGTCGCCGACGAGCGCCGCGAAGAGCGGCACCCGGGGGTCGATCGGCGGCGTGGGCTCGGCGAAGCCGCGCATCGCGTGCTCCAGCAGCTGATGCTGATAGTCCATGAATGCTTCGGCGAGGTGGCTCACCACCGTCGGCGACAGCTTCAGGTCACCGGCGATCTTCGAGATCTCTCGCCAGGCTTCCTGCGTCGCAATCTGGTGTGCGGCTCGCATCGCATCGAGGTTGTGGCCGGCCCTGCCCTCCAGACTGCCCAGTCGTCGGTAGATGTGGGCGACGGTCGCACCGCGCACGGGCGCACCGGCCATCGCATCGACGAAGAGCGCGACCGCCTCGTCCAGCGCCTTCTCGATGACGCCGTGCAGCCGCGGGTCGCTGAACGCGGCCACCTCGGCGCAGATGCGTCTGGCGATACGGCGAGACAGGTGGCGGGCACGGGGCCGGTAGGCCACCACGATCTGGCGCGCGATCAGGTTGGGTGGCGGCGACAGGTCGATTCGCAGCGTCGGGTGGGGCCTTCTCGGGATCAGGCCCGTGAACATGTCCGTGTCCGGTCGTGTCGTCGAAGTCACGCAGCTCTCCTCCACTTCCGTCCCTCGCTCTCTGCGACCTGGGGAGCCGCGCAAAGGACGTGTCCCGGAATGCAGTGAAGTGGCGGGAGACCTCCACGTCCAGAGCCACCGAGGCATGAGGCGTCAGAACCTCGAAAACTTGTGATGGGCCTCACAAATTTTCACCGCTGAGGCGAAATTGTCACCGACCTGACAATTTTGGCTGGATCTGGTGACTTTCGATGTCGCGACGGTAGCCAGCCACCGTCCGCGACCCCCTCAATGGTGCCGTCATCGCAGTTGTGGTCGATCTCCCACCCGGCTCGATCACCCCTCCCACACCGTAAGGG
Coding sequences within:
- a CDS encoding FecCD family ABC transporter permease is translated as MRSVSGGNRRAPFVPLVLGLLVASVLSAVVSLAFGSERIPVADVVAAVGDRIEGNAPGKWDVIVWDLRLPRALLALVVGAGLAVAGAGMQTLVRNPLADPFLLGISSGASVGATAAITTGALAGFGIYAVSTGALVGAICSALLVWLVATAQGGLTPIRLVLSGVVLSSGLSAIASFLVFMSDDPRAANSVMFWMLGSVGGASWEKLWLPAALTVVLGLGMLAMHRWLDALAAGPETAAALGVNVAALRTVLFVGLAVLVGLLVAVSGGIGFVGLIVPHAARLLVGARHRVVLPVAALGGGLFLLWVDVLARMVARPQEIPLGVVTGVVGAPLFLLLLGRGRYRFGGEG
- a CDS encoding cobalamin biosynthesis protein, which translates into the protein MRRIKRHTSNGSGPHRDRIATAAGLMAGFALDRLLGDPRRFHPVAGFGTVALRAEDRWYADSRARGVVHVVTLVGGAALVGALAERAAPGRAGRMLVTAAATWAVLGGRSLEREAMAVHAHLDRGDLPGARAQVGRLVGRDTDTLDASEVTRAVVESVAENTSDAVVAPLVWGAVAGVPGLLGYRAANTLDAMVGHHNDRYERFGWAAARLDDLANLPGSRLTGLLVLAVRPGRARTAWRAWRRDAPSHPSPNAGVAEATFAGALDTRLGGTNTYYGSRVEHRAVMGDGPPAVPGHIPAATRLARHVDLGAALVAAAVAYAIREAKPGRRGPGGDRTTLDVLP
- a CDS encoding cobyrinate a,c-diamide synthase, yielding MVSLPRLVVAAPSTGSGKTTIATGLMAALRSAGHVVSGHKIGPDYIDPGYHALATGRPGRNLDPHLVGESRVVPLLLHGAAGADVAVVEGVMGLYDGRLGTDGFASTAHVSSLTSSPVVLVLDVARMSRSAAAIAAGMAGFDPSVRIGGVVLNRCSPGRNADEIRRALDGLGLPVLGMLPPDPSLATPSRHLGLVPVDERDESVALIERLGEQVAAHLDLSALLEVARSAPELDGDPWDAAMALREGDRVGFDTASFVPHDAGSTSEAAVGRAAGAARRRRVETNTVDDANARPVIAVAGGRAFTFRYPETEELLEAAGCDVRSFDPLADPALPEGTRGIYLGGGFPEMYAAELAANTSLLRDLRVAVEAGVPTVAECAGLLYLAESLDGVPMAGALPARAAMSERLTLRYPVATAASDSLLTRAGEQVTGHEFHRTTTSPPAGTQAAWSVDGAETGFSSDTVHASYLHVHWAGHPHLARRFADAAHAFAGRTAATAGRAASASERVETNTVDSSATGDCVGLDTPPPSGSGGSTSGADGSTSGADGSTSGADGSTSGVADPLRHHGDVEIGDGLLDFAVNVYPGERPEWLEAALRESLASTTYPDEEPARAALAKHHGRERDEVLPTAGAAEAFTLVARARAWRKPVVVHPQFTEPHAALEQAGHEVTEVHCLAEDGFALDPAAVPDDADLVVVGNPTNPTGVLHPAATLRALLRPGRLVVVDEAFMDAVPGEPETLTAVRADGLLVIRSLTKHWSIPGVRAGYVVGDTAAIRDLEWARTPWSVSATAAAAMLACATEQANLEARKRAEQIATWRDHLEAGLRVRGIEYVPSSASFVLARPGAGVRDALRDNGIAVRRADTFPGLGPDWVRIAVRPNEPTDQLLAALSHLSDRNRCGCDT
- the cobO gene encoding cob(I)yrinic acid a,c-diamide adenosyltransferase, producing MPKGQPLNVPDDGLTTRQRRNRPLVMVHTGPGKGKSTAAFGLALRGWNQGWRIGVFQFVKSAKWRIGEQTVLERLGALHEETGEGGPVDWHKMGSGWSWSRKQGDAEDHAADAAEGWAEIKRCLAAETYDLLVLDEFTYPIKWGWVDAAEVATVLAERPGRQHVVITGRDADPALLEVADLVTEMTKIKHPMDAGQKGQRGIEW
- a CDS encoding VWA domain-containing protein gives rise to the protein MGLALVLTTISPEIGGVLVRGEKGTAKSTAVRGLAAVLPSISVYAGDRFSIDPDDPSAESPDGPFGPDAVVESRPVRLIELPVGATEDRVVGSLHLESALSRGAVEFEPGLLARAHRGLLYVDEVNLLHDHLVDLLLDAAAMGRVSVERDGVSVSHAARFVLIGTMNPEEGELRPQLLDRFGLTVEVAAPRDPALRVEVVRRRMSFDLDAAAFAERFGGADRALTSRIAAARELVGKVRLTEPGLLKIAEVCAVFEVDGLRADIVTARTAVAHAAWAGRSEVTRADIRRAALLALPHRRRRNPFDAPGIDEDLLDRILGDEELPPEPPEGPGDSGDDSGPEDDSVGLDTPPPSGSGGSTDGGEDGSTDGGEDGSTDGGEPPLVEPGERQRAGVETNTDDSADDQPQGAAAPESVTGAAPAYRPRLLTVTGLGTGRTGGRSKAIGSSGRRIGARESSRGSLHLVETLKAAAGKQATRGRTSGRVELRVEDLRTAVREGREANLVLFCVDASGSMAARKRMAQVKAAVLSLLLDAYRRRDKVGMITFRGEGAELVLPPTGSVDLAAARLDEIPAGGRTPLAEGLLEAARVLQRERLRDRDLRPLLVVVTDGRANFPKKDGQAHGKDAVRRSQQAAAYVAGLGVTTVVIDSESGPMRLGLARQLAAHLEAEHVPVAEVSAEALTSAVHGFTGSTTGRGVA
- the cbiE gene encoding precorrin-6y C5,15-methyltransferase (decarboxylating) subunit CbiE — translated: MIVVVGIGAGGWDEVPVRHQQLIRGASVLLGGKRHLDLVPDVPGQRREPWPSPLRDGLPALLGSVGDAVALASGDPLVSGIGTTLIDLLGPENVRIEPAVSSVALARARMGWPAESCVAVSLVGRDVALIARELAPGRRILALSSDGSTPVSVADLLVRAGFGASTMTVLGDLGAETESARTATASTWVGESPRLNIVAIECVGDSVGFDTDPLVPRGSGSTSGGRPSVAPPEPQGGGVSTDGGHLPLVEPPEPLGGGVSRPTQSFPATWSPGLPDEAFEHDGQLTKRDLRASALSRLSPAPGQHLWDVGAGAGSVGIEWMRAHPTCSTTAIEASPERAARIARNAARLGVPNLSVVEGRAPDALADLPAPDAIFIGGGATRPGVLDTCLAALRPGGRIVVHGVTLETEQLLAAAYQEHGGELTRISVETSAPIGTFTGWTPARSVTQWTLTVG
- a CDS encoding helix-turn-helix domain-containing protein, giving the protein MTSTTRPDTDMFTGLIPRRPHPTLRIDLSPPPNLIARQIVVAYRPRARHLSRRIARRICAEVAAFSDPRLHGVIEKALDEAVALFVDAMAGAPVRGATVAHIYRRLGSLEGRAGHNLDAMRAAHQIATQEAWREISKIAGDLKLSPTVVSHLAEAFMDYQHQLLEHAMRGFAEPTPPIDPRVPLFAALVGDVRTGDLCALAGRAGWKVTDRVAVAVVPGGPVPAELSTPAPRLLTGPSEGAMVVIGASGAVHVRARAVVAATSRPVAVTWEVRLDETRHAVRWGLRAVDLVAEQVLHPSADGIVWCADHQSELCLHADPTLRRFADEQLLAPLLEETPKRRLALAETMLVWLRARPSAPVVAEQLRVHDQTVRHRLKRIKELFGDRLSDPAETVGLLTALESTTPRWRRDLAS